A genomic stretch from Candidatus Neomarinimicrobiota bacterium includes:
- a CDS encoding RluA family pseudouridine synthase, protein MSVHQEIKPEQILYEDNHLLVVNKAPGVLSQGDISGDPNLLDMAKVYIKKKYNKPGNVFLGLVHRLDRPTSGVIVFARTSKAASRLSRYFRKHRIDKTYLALIEGIPPEKGTYTDYIRRDKIAGFVTDNPMDQSAELRFHRLKTLGDISLIEIDLLTGRHHQIRIQFSHRGHPVLGDRRYGSRRDWPGEGIALHAWKLTILHPVTREKMLFTASPPEMWTPFI, encoded by the coding sequence CCTTCTTGTTGTGAATAAGGCACCGGGGGTCCTTTCCCAGGGGGATATCAGCGGGGATCCCAACCTGCTGGATATGGCCAAAGTTTACATTAAAAAGAAATATAATAAGCCTGGAAATGTTTTTTTGGGATTAGTCCACAGGTTGGATCGCCCCACATCGGGTGTGATAGTTTTCGCCAGGACATCCAAGGCCGCCTCAAGGCTCAGCCGTTATTTCCGGAAACACCGAATTGATAAAACATATCTGGCATTGATAGAGGGTATTCCACCGGAAAAAGGGACATATACAGACTATATCCGTCGGGATAAAATCGCCGGATTTGTCACGGACAACCCGATGGATCAGTCTGCCGAACTCCGTTTTCACCGCCTGAAAACCCTTGGGGATATTTCACTGATTGAAATAGACCTGCTTACCGGAAGGCACCATCAAATCCGTATTCAGTTTTCACACCGGGGACATCCCGTCCTGGGGGATCGCCGATATGGAAGTCGCCGTGACTGGCCGGGAGAAGGCATTGCACTCCATGCATGGAAATTGACCATCCTTCATCCCGTGACGCGGGAAAAAATGCTCTTTACGGCATCACCACCTGAAATGTGGACTCCCTTTATTTAA
- a CDS encoding NADP-dependent malic enzyme, translating into MKEIHYTLDNLNEMLESEGLSSEQIARAKTLFLKRLSIDAHAFYNGKMQTVPKAAVFGFNWFNVWYTPGVSKVSTTIRDNNLTSYDLSNRGNLVAVVSDSTRVLGDGNCTPPGGLGVMEGKAFLMKYLGGVDANALCIDSRNEKGEHDPDKIIDFVKMLQPGFGAVNLEDISQPNCYKVLDTLREECDIPVWHDDAQGTASVTLAGLFNALKLVDKPIGDVRIVLFGAGASNTTIARIIQKAGGDPEKMIVFDSTGSLNRDREDIKADIRYYRKWELCESTNPQKIQTMDEAMKGADVLIALSKSDPNTIKPRWIQSMAHKPIVFACANPVPEIYPYKAKEAGAYIVATGRGDFPNQVNNSLGFPGILKGALMARARKISDEMAIVAARSLADFAERRGIHPDNIIPTMDEAGVFPFEAADVACQAVKEGLAREDISHKEAYARVEKGIRESRELVKLMLDEGYIKTPPRSMLQSAFEWAVKEVK; encoded by the coding sequence ATGAAAGAGATTCACTATACGCTGGATAATTTGAATGAAATGCTGGAATCCGAGGGTTTAAGCAGCGAACAGATTGCCAGGGCGAAAACGTTGTTTCTTAAACGGCTCTCTATTGATGCTCATGCTTTCTATAACGGAAAAATGCAGACTGTCCCCAAGGCAGCCGTATTTGGATTCAACTGGTTCAATGTGTGGTATACCCCCGGTGTTTCCAAAGTGTCGACCACTATCCGGGATAACAATCTGACATCCTATGATTTATCCAACCGGGGGAATCTGGTGGCCGTGGTCAGTGATTCCACCCGGGTGTTAGGAGATGGCAACTGTACGCCTCCCGGAGGATTGGGTGTGATGGAGGGGAAGGCATTTCTCATGAAATATCTGGGTGGTGTAGATGCCAATGCCCTGTGTATTGACAGCCGGAATGAAAAGGGCGAACACGATCCTGATAAAATCATCGATTTTGTGAAGATGCTACAACCCGGTTTCGGTGCCGTCAACCTGGAAGATATTTCCCAGCCCAATTGTTATAAGGTTTTGGATACACTTCGGGAGGAATGTGATATTCCGGTGTGGCATGATGATGCCCAGGGAACGGCTTCTGTGACACTGGCAGGGCTTTTCAATGCCCTGAAACTGGTGGATAAACCCATCGGGGATGTCCGTATTGTGCTCTTTGGCGCCGGGGCATCCAATACCACCATTGCCCGCATTATTCAAAAAGCCGGCGGCGATCCTGAAAAGATGATTGTTTTTGATTCCACCGGATCTCTGAACCGTGACCGGGAAGACATCAAGGCGGATATCCGGTACTACCGGAAGTGGGAGCTTTGTGAATCCACCAATCCTCAAAAAATTCAGACAATGGATGAAGCCATGAAAGGAGCGGATGTCCTGATTGCCCTGTCCAAATCCGATCCGAACACCATTAAGCCCCGGTGGATTCAGAGCATGGCGCACAAACCCATTGTCTTTGCCTGTGCAAATCCGGTGCCGGAAATCTATCCGTATAAAGCCAAAGAAGCCGGGGCCTATATCGTGGCTACCGGACGAGGTGATTTCCCCAATCAGGTGAATAATTCCCTGGGATTTCCTGGTATCCTCAAGGGAGCATTAATGGCCCGGGCCAGGAAAATCAGTGATGAAATGGCCATTGTGGCGGCTCGGTCCCTGGCAGATTTTGCCGAAAGACGTGGCATCCATCCTGACAATATCATTCCTACCATGGATGAAGCAGGTGTTTTTCCTTTTGAAGCGGCCGATGTCGCCTGTCAGGCGGTGAAAGAGGGACTTGCGCGGGAGGATATTTCCCATAAGGAGGCCTATGCCCGGGTGGAAAAGGGAATCCGGGAATCCAGGGAACTGGTAAAATTGATGCTGGATGAAGGTTATATTAAAACACCTCCACGGTCCATGCTTCAATCTGCTTTTGAATGGGCGGTAAAAGAAGTTAAATAA
- a CDS encoding lamin tail domain-containing protein — MRHVNGRLFSVFLIVTLQALAVVKGLWGEIVIAWDFAGYTGEEATGEAIVTHPFLAKTDSSYLIRRGTGIQHAPNNDRFNANNWTEPNLTSAMDQGDFFEWEIFPIPGSVLQLTSLTLQIERSSTGPSCFTLRSSLDGFTEDLGNWEITTSSQNITVDLSSMPETDSRLVFRLYGYGNSYTAGSAGFEGPGKDVIVEGLLSSKVPLPEHLSIPSATDSTMTISWNPPAGELGTDWSGFYLFVRPDSSNTLNPMQLERQSILPNPVLSLASVHEGSYCAGHIQDTTTRSLILSGITEDRFYYVTSYAYLLEDSDTSWSVQAPERSLRYYAIVINEIFADPATDISGDANGDGIRSASEDEFIELVNTSASDADLSSWMLCDGDDVRHIFPHGTIIPSGGVFVVFGGGSPDIPDSEIQIYLATSGGLSLNNTGESVFLRTHDSTLIDHHSWGSEGNQDQSLVRNPALTGPFILHTSLSGTEAYSPGIITNYENSLPVSLSTFSGTATGYTVHLTWTTESETENAGFSVTRRYEEEEPVILANFTSNPELKGHGSTTERHVYHFTDYPVRAGIYTYWLTDHSYSGEETTYLHKRIRIPYGLTPQPYPNPFNTVFHVPLYLPNRQSVSLTVYALTGQTILEKKQLLNAGNHDITINMETFHSGIYFLRIKTKGHCSVHKMIYLQ, encoded by the coding sequence ATGAGACATGTTAATGGTCGCTTATTTTCAGTTTTTCTTATTGTCACCCTTCAGGCACTGGCAGTTGTGAAAGGCCTTTGGGGTGAAATAGTCATCGCCTGGGACTTTGCCGGGTATACAGGTGAAGAAGCAACAGGAGAAGCGATAGTAACCCATCCCTTTTTGGCAAAGACCGATTCATCCTATCTTATCCGCCGGGGAACCGGTATTCAGCATGCACCAAACAATGACCGGTTTAATGCCAACAACTGGACTGAACCGAATCTGACATCAGCGATGGATCAGGGGGATTTTTTTGAATGGGAGATTTTTCCAATCCCGGGAAGTGTCCTGCAACTCACGTCACTCACTCTGCAGATTGAGCGGTCCTCCACCGGTCCCTCCTGTTTTACGCTGCGCAGTAGTCTGGACGGATTCACAGAGGATCTCGGAAACTGGGAAATCACAACATCTTCCCAAAATATCACGGTGGACCTAAGCTCTATGCCGGAAACGGACTCCCGGCTTGTTTTTCGACTGTACGGATACGGGAACTCCTATACTGCCGGTTCCGCCGGATTTGAAGGACCGGGAAAAGATGTGATTGTGGAAGGATTGCTGAGCAGCAAAGTCCCCCTTCCGGAACATTTATCCATTCCTTCAGCCACGGATTCAACCATGACCATAAGCTGGAATCCTCCGGCAGGCGAGTTGGGAACGGACTGGAGTGGCTTTTACCTCTTTGTCCGGCCGGACAGTTCTAATACACTGAATCCAATGCAACTGGAAAGGCAATCCATCCTTCCGAATCCTGTCCTTTCTCTCGCCAGTGTTCATGAGGGCAGTTACTGTGCAGGCCACATCCAGGATACCACGACCCGTTCCCTCATTCTTTCAGGCATTACTGAGGACCGTTTCTATTATGTAACGTCTTATGCATACCTTTTGGAAGACTCCGACACATCATGGTCCGTACAGGCACCGGAACGATCTCTCCGTTATTACGCTATTGTGATCAATGAAATCTTCGCCGATCCGGCAACGGACATCAGCGGGGATGCCAATGGGGATGGAATACGCAGTGCTTCGGAGGATGAATTTATTGAACTGGTTAACACCTCGGCATCAGATGCGGACCTGAGCAGCTGGATGCTGTGTGACGGGGATGATGTAAGGCATATATTCCCTCATGGAACTATCATACCGTCCGGAGGTGTTTTCGTTGTCTTCGGCGGAGGATCTCCGGATATTCCCGATTCAGAGATACAAATTTATCTGGCCACATCCGGAGGACTTTCCCTTAACAATACTGGCGAATCGGTCTTCTTGAGAACGCATGATTCTACCTTAATCGATCATCATAGCTGGGGTTCTGAAGGCAACCAGGACCAATCGCTGGTGCGGAATCCGGCACTCACCGGCCCCTTTATCCTGCACACATCTCTCTCCGGCACCGAAGCGTATTCACCCGGCATCATCACTAACTATGAAAACTCGCTTCCGGTTTCTTTGAGTACTTTTTCAGGAACCGCAACAGGTTATACCGTCCATCTCACCTGGACCACCGAATCGGAGACAGAAAACGCAGGTTTTTCGGTGACCCGTCGGTATGAAGAGGAAGAACCTGTAATTTTGGCAAATTTCACCAGTAATCCTGAACTGAAAGGACACGGATCAACAACAGAACGACATGTTTATCATTTTACTGATTATCCCGTGCGTGCCGGCATCTATACCTATTGGCTTACGGATCACAGTTACTCTGGTGAAGAAACAACCTACTTGCATAAACGGATCCGCATTCCTTACGGACTCACACCACAGCCTTATCCCAACCCTTTTAATACTGTTTTTCATGTCCCGCTTTACCTGCCGAACCGCCAATCCGTATCCCTGACCGTTTACGCACTCACAGGCCAAACAATCCTTGAAAAAAAACAACTGCTGAATGCCGGGAATCATGATATTACCATCAATATGGAAACCTTTCATTCAGGCATCTACTTTTTACGTATTAAAACCAAAGGCCATTGTTCAGTTCATAAAATGATATATTTGCAGTAA
- the pepF gene encoding oligoendopeptidase F has protein sequence MKRKYEILMLLLIAVLLIFSCGQKGEESSGAVPERSDIAEEYTWNLEDLYPGLEAWEAEFQSVEKSIPELKVYQGKLGNSGRTVLECLKKRDKLASRIDKLYVYANLSMDSDTRNPEFQSRVNRIASLEVRFHEVVSYIVPELQTIPGETLDRFIENTPGLDMYAHYFDDLNRSRPHVLSPDQERLLAMTGNMARTPGRIHEMLTVTDIRFPKVKNEDGKWVELSPGRYYQLLYSKDPDVRRGAFEGMYGTYEKFQNVNAAAFDGMLKANIFYARARNFESTLHASLFSDNIPTDVYDNLIQSVHNNLEPLRKYMELRKRILGVDDLHLYDTSVPIVPEAGEKVPYDEARKKVLEALHPLGEDYLKLAKEGLYGRWIDVCETRGKTNGAYSWGTYDAPHPYILMNYNDTRDNMFTLAHELGHTIHSMLTNKNQPYIYSDYSLFVAEVASTMNETLLMNHLLKTTEDPNIRLALMDQWADNIVGTLYTQVLFAEFEKTIHEKAEAGIPITAETLNETYMTILKSYYGDTLVLDDLYKLTWGRIGHFYRSFYVYVYATSISASTYLSGKILDGNPEAVSDYLNMLKAGGSDYPINLLKNAGVDMSKPDAVNYTLQKFGEIVDEMSRTL, from the coding sequence ATGAAAAGAAAATATGAAATTTTAATGCTCTTGCTCATTGCTGTTTTGCTGATATTCTCTTGCGGACAAAAAGGCGAAGAGTCTTCGGGTGCTGTTCCGGAGCGGAGTGATATTGCTGAAGAATACACATGGAACCTGGAAGATTTGTACCCCGGGCTGGAAGCCTGGGAAGCCGAATTTCAGTCCGTGGAAAAATCCATCCCCGAATTAAAAGTCTATCAGGGTAAGCTGGGCAATTCCGGTCGTACCGTCCTGGAATGTCTGAAAAAACGGGATAAACTGGCAAGCCGTATTGACAAACTCTATGTCTATGCCAACCTTTCCATGGATTCGGACACACGGAACCCTGAATTTCAAAGCCGTGTAAACCGGATAGCCTCTCTCGAAGTCCGTTTTCACGAGGTTGTTTCATACATTGTCCCCGAACTCCAGACAATTCCCGGAGAAACGCTGGACCGTTTCATAGAAAATACGCCCGGACTTGATATGTACGCCCACTATTTCGATGACCTGAACCGAAGCCGTCCCCATGTGCTGAGCCCCGACCAGGAACGGCTTCTAGCCATGACCGGCAATATGGCCCGTACTCCGGGACGGATCCACGAGATGCTGACAGTGACGGATATCCGTTTCCCAAAAGTTAAAAATGAAGATGGTAAATGGGTTGAGCTTTCCCCGGGCCGTTACTATCAATTGTTGTACTCAAAAGATCCGGATGTGCGAAGAGGAGCTTTCGAAGGAATGTACGGGACGTATGAAAAATTTCAGAATGTCAACGCCGCTGCATTCGACGGTATGCTCAAGGCGAATATCTTTTATGCCCGGGCCCGGAATTTTGAGAGCACGCTCCATGCTTCCCTTTTCAGCGATAATATTCCAACTGATGTCTATGACAATCTGATTCAAAGTGTCCACAACAACCTGGAGCCCCTTCGGAAATATATGGAACTCCGGAAGAGGATTTTAGGTGTGGATGATCTGCATCTTTATGACACAAGCGTTCCCATTGTACCCGAAGCCGGAGAGAAAGTCCCCTATGATGAAGCCCGCAAAAAGGTCCTGGAAGCCCTTCATCCTCTTGGAGAAGATTATCTGAAACTGGCCAAAGAAGGACTCTACGGCCGGTGGATTGATGTCTGTGAAACCCGGGGAAAAACCAATGGGGCCTACTCCTGGGGAACATACGACGCACCCCATCCTTATATTCTGATGAATTACAATGACACCCGCGATAATATGTTCACTCTGGCTCATGAACTGGGACATACCATACACAGCATGTTGACAAATAAAAACCAACCTTATATCTATTCAGATTACAGCCTGTTTGTAGCGGAAGTGGCTTCAACCATGAACGAAACCCTGCTTATGAACCATTTGTTAAAAACCACGGAAGATCCCAATATCCGCCTTGCTCTCATGGACCAATGGGCGGATAATATTGTTGGGACTCTCTATACCCAGGTCCTTTTTGCTGAATTTGAAAAAACCATTCATGAAAAAGCAGAAGCCGGAATTCCCATCACAGCTGAAACCCTCAATGAGACATACATGACAATCCTGAAATCCTATTATGGAGATACCCTGGTTCTGGATGACCTGTATAAGCTGACCTGGGGCCGCATCGGCCATTTTTACCGGAGTTTTTACGTCTATGTCTATGCAACCAGCATCAGTGCCTCCACCTATCTCAGTGGTAAAATTCTCGATGGCAACCCGGAAGCGGTTTCCGATTACCTGAATATGCTTAAAGCAGGAGGCTCAGACTATCCCATAAATCTGCTGAAAAATGCCGGTGTTGATATGTCCAAACCGGACGCAGTGAATTATACGCTTCAAAAATTTGGCGAGATTGTGGATGAGATGAGCCGGACTTTGTAA
- a CDS encoding Na+:solute symporter, with amino-acid sequence MNLNGLDIAVIVAFFAVIFGIAIYYSRKAGENTGEFFLSGRNLPWYLAGTAMVATTFAADTPLAVTELVARNGIAGNWLWWNMAIGGMLTVFFYARLWRRAGIMTDVEFVEMRYSGKAAAFLRGFRALYLGLFMNIIVLGWVHLAMEKIFLVTLPGVNAFLLVTIAAMIIAVYASASGLLGTARTDSFQFVFAMVGCIVLAVLVVRLPLVGGVAGLKEKLAPQVMSFVPIIGTSTVLEGVTGGVLALSVGAFIAHIGLQWWSSWYPGADPGGGGYVAQRMMSAKDEKHSLFATLWFTIAHYTIRPWPWIIVALSALVILPRAESPEILMKENPAYYTVAQETFKNNGQIPDKNLADDAEFLTYYEKYENTVDPGRMYPKLMMRYLPSGLLGLLIAVFLAAYMSTIASQLNWGTSYLINDFYRRFIKPDAGEKHYVLISRIGLILMTVLSLIITKYFLTTISGAWEFIINASAGIGLVLLLRWFWWRINAWSEISALIAPLIIYPIARYGFGMQSPITLYPTVFGTTLIWLIVTWLTRPVKEEKLLDFYRKVHPGGIGWKAIAEKLPDVQGDKGFGRMFLDWICGVIMVYSALFGLGKLIFGEWLMALIYFVIVAVMVAIIYADLKARGFEQIAE; translated from the coding sequence ATGAATCTGAATGGTTTGGATATTGCGGTAATCGTTGCTTTTTTTGCCGTGATTTTCGGCATTGCAATTTATTATTCCCGTAAAGCAGGAGAAAATACAGGAGAATTTTTTCTATCCGGCCGGAATTTGCCCTGGTATTTAGCAGGGACAGCCATGGTGGCCACGACCTTTGCAGCAGATACACCTCTGGCCGTGACAGAGCTGGTGGCCCGGAACGGCATCGCCGGAAACTGGCTTTGGTGGAATATGGCAATCGGCGGGATGCTGACAGTTTTTTTCTATGCCCGTCTCTGGCGCCGGGCCGGCATTATGACGGATGTGGAATTTGTAGAAATGCGCTACAGCGGAAAAGCAGCGGCTTTTCTCCGGGGATTCAGAGCACTGTACCTGGGACTCTTCATGAATATCATTGTCCTGGGATGGGTGCACCTGGCTATGGAAAAAATCTTCCTGGTAACTCTGCCCGGTGTGAATGCCTTTTTACTGGTCACTATTGCAGCCATGATCATTGCCGTATATGCATCGGCCTCCGGTCTTTTAGGAACTGCCCGGACTGACAGTTTTCAGTTCGTGTTTGCCATGGTAGGGTGTATTGTTCTGGCGGTGCTTGTTGTACGCCTGCCACTTGTAGGCGGTGTTGCAGGACTGAAAGAGAAACTGGCTCCACAGGTTATGAGCTTTGTACCAATAATTGGAACATCCACTGTACTTGAAGGGGTTACGGGTGGCGTGCTGGCTTTGAGTGTAGGGGCTTTTATCGCTCACATTGGTCTCCAATGGTGGTCCAGCTGGTATCCGGGGGCAGATCCCGGCGGGGGTGGATATGTGGCACAGCGGATGATGAGTGCCAAGGACGAAAAACACAGCCTCTTTGCCACTCTCTGGTTTACCATCGCCCACTATACCATCCGTCCCTGGCCCTGGATTATTGTCGCCCTCAGTGCCCTTGTGATTCTTCCCCGGGCCGAGAGTCCCGAAATACTGATGAAGGAAAATCCGGCCTACTATACGGTGGCTCAGGAAACCTTCAAAAATAATGGACAGATTCCGGATAAAAACCTGGCAGATGATGCCGAATTTCTTACTTACTACGAAAAATATGAAAACACGGTGGATCCGGGACGCATGTATCCCAAACTAATGATGAGATATCTGCCCAGCGGTCTTTTGGGACTTCTCATTGCTGTTTTCCTGGCAGCCTATATGTCCACAATCGCCTCCCAGCTCAACTGGGGAACCTCTTACCTGATCAATGACTTTTACCGCCGTTTTATCAAGCCCGACGCCGGAGAAAAGCACTACGTTCTGATCTCCCGGATCGGGCTGATTCTCATGACGGTCCTGTCCCTGATTATCACAAAATATTTTTTAACGACCATATCCGGTGCCTGGGAGTTTATCATCAATGCATCGGCCGGTATCGGACTGGTATTATTGCTCCGGTGGTTCTGGTGGCGTATCAATGCCTGGAGTGAGATTTCCGCACTCATCGCACCTTTGATTATTTATCCCATTGCCCGCTACGGTTTCGGCATGCAATCCCCCATTACACTCTATCCTACCGTCTTCGGGACAACTCTCATCTGGCTCATCGTAACCTGGCTGACCCGTCCCGTAAAAGAGGAAAAGCTTCTGGATTTTTACCGGAAAGTCCATCCCGGCGGAATCGGATGGAAAGCCATTGCGGAAAAACTCCCCGATGTACAGGGTGATAAAGGCTTCGGAAGAATGTTTCTGGACTGGATATGCGGGGTAATCATGGTGTACTCCGCCCTGTTCGGACTGGGAAAACTTATTTTTGGTGAATGGCTGATGGCTCTTATTTATTTTGTCATCGTCGCCGTCATGGTCGCTATAATCTATGCAGATCTTAAAGCACGGGGCTTTGAGCAAATTGCTGAATAA
- a CDS encoding PorV/PorQ family protein, translated as MKSKIISIFLILLFMVNPGFAVNKVGTSVAQFLKIGTSARALSMGEAAVADVRGLEALHYNAAGLAHNQIQEAMFTQSDWLASTRYLYTAGSMNLGRYGAVGVNVAHLDYGEMSVRTETMQDGTGEYFSAQDLTIGLTYANRLTDRFSMGGQVKFIRQEIWHMSASTMALDMGALFILPFKNIRLGMSITNFGGKLLLDGRDIRFYSDPDEKMYGNNDQIPAIYELDRWPLPIIFRIGLSGDVFTTDKLVLCMNVDALHPSDNLEYINVGTELAMFGTVFLRAGYRQLFLEDAEGGLSFGGGLYYPVTPALKIKADYAWCDYGRLHQAKMLTLSLVY; from the coding sequence ATGAAAAGTAAAATTATTAGCATATTTCTCATCTTGTTGTTCATGGTGAATCCTGGTTTTGCTGTCAATAAAGTGGGAACATCCGTGGCGCAATTTCTGAAAATCGGAACATCGGCCCGGGCGCTCAGTATGGGTGAAGCGGCTGTTGCCGATGTCCGCGGACTGGAAGCCCTACATTACAATGCGGCCGGACTGGCACATAATCAAATTCAGGAGGCCATGTTTACCCAGAGCGACTGGCTGGCATCCACCCGTTACCTTTATACTGCCGGTTCCATGAATTTGGGGCGTTATGGTGCCGTAGGTGTGAATGTTGCCCATCTGGATTACGGAGAGATGAGTGTTCGGACCGAGACCATGCAGGATGGAACGGGAGAATATTTTTCCGCCCAGGACCTGACCATCGGTCTGACCTATGCCAACCGACTGACAGACCGGTTCAGCATGGGCGGTCAGGTTAAATTTATTCGCCAGGAAATCTGGCATATGAGTGCCAGCACTATGGCACTGGATATGGGAGCACTTTTCATTCTTCCGTTTAAAAATATCCGCCTGGGTATGAGTATTACCAATTTCGGCGGGAAACTCCTCCTGGACGGCAGGGATATCCGCTTTTATTCTGATCCCGATGAGAAGATGTACGGGAATAATGATCAGATTCCTGCCATCTATGAACTGGATCGCTGGCCCCTGCCCATCATTTTCCGGATTGGTTTGTCGGGTGACGTGTTTACCACAGATAAACTGGTTCTCTGCATGAATGTGGATGCCTTGCACCCCAGTGATAATCTGGAGTATATCAATGTCGGGACAGAGCTGGCCATGTTTGGAACCGTCTTTCTGAGGGCCGGTTACCGTCAGCTTTTTCTTGAGGATGCTGAAGGCGGATTATCTTTTGGTGGCGGCCTATATTATCCCGTAACACCGGCACTGAAAATCAAAGCAGATTATGCCTGGTGTGACTATGGCCGGCTTCATCAGGCGAAAATGTTGACACTCTCGTTAGTTTACTGA